The stretch of DNA GCTCTCCGTTCTGCACAGGCCACGAACGGCGGGCTTGTGCTCGATATCCTTGGCTTCGACGCCTGCTCTATGGCCTCGATCGAGGTGGCATATCAGGTCATGCCCTACGCCCGGTACTTGGTCGGCTCCGAGATATACGTCCCCGACGACGGCTTTGAGTACACAGGTCCGCTATCTGCCTTGGCTGCGAATCCGGACATGCCGACCCTCGAGTTCGCCAACGAGATTCTTGACCACTATTCTAAGTACTACCTCTCGCTGACAGGGACTCCGAACTGGTACGAGCTGAACGAATCTTTCACGCTGTCCGTCGTGGATCTAGGGCTTATCGATGAGCTCGTCGTTTCGGTGGGCGCCCTGGCCACGGAGCTCCAAGACAACATAGGTCTCTGGATCAACCATGTCGCTCTCGCACGGAACCTCACGGAGGCCTACTCCGCCGCGGGGACCGACGACGGGATTGACATCTATCATTTCGCTGAGAACCTTCGGAACGTCATTCCCAACGCCACCATCGATGCTCTTGCCGAAGGAGTGATGGCTGCGATTGAGGCGTCCGTGCTCAATGAGACACACGGTACGAATCCTGACAACTGCCTCGTCCCGGTCAACCACACTCACGGCCTTACGATGTACTTCTATCCTCCAAATGGCACGAGAGACCCAACGTACCCCCTCCAGGAGATGAATTTCACGAACGACACCTCGTGGGACGAGTTGCTCGAGCTTTACGAGTCCGAGCTTGCCCTTGGCAATCCGACGGTCATGGACTTCTCTCCCCAAGCTTCCAGTGTGCCGTTGGACGCCGACATCGTCGTCACATTCAGCGAGCCCATGAACACCTCCTCTCTCGTCCCATCCTTCTCGATCGTGCCGTCTGTCGCGGGTACCTTCCAGGTTGACCCGTACAACGTGACCTTCTCGCCGGATGCCGGCGGGCTCCTGCCAGGAACGACATATACGGTGACCATCAGCATGAACGCCACTGACCTGCAGGGGCATAGCCTCAAGCAGGACTTCGTGTGGCAGTTCACGACCGCGGCAGAGATACCTGAGTTCCCTTCGGGCGTGCTGCCGACCATCATGATCCTCGCGCTCGTGCTGGCCATCAGTAGAAGGAAGCGGGACTGACGCTCCCACTCACTAGTGAGCATGGCCCTGCAAAGCTTTTCGTAAGGGGACAGCCATCCACTTTCAATGGCCTATCGGAAACCCTCTGACACCGAGATCGTGGAGGCCATCAAGGACGCCCTCCACAGGCACGGTGTCGTCAACTCCCAGAGGAAGATGACGGAGCTGGTTCTCAAGGAACTCCACAGGCACGACCCCGACTACTCGGTGAGCGGGTCGCGGGTCCGACGCTTGGCCATCCTCAACGACCTTGCGTCCTTGGACATCCACGGCAGGGATTCGACGACGAAGACGAGGGCGGGTGCGTGTCCGGTGTGCGGTGGCAAGACGGAGAAGATACGCAACCTCACGGTCTACGGGGGGACTGTCACGATGGGTTACAAGTGCAAGACCTGCGGTTACTGGACCGGGCTCAAGCACCGAGTGCCAACTCTTTACATCTTCTCGCCAAAATAGTATAAATCTGCATACCAATCCGGAGTTCCCCACCACTACAATGACGGTCATTGTCTTGCTTGCAGTTACTCTACCAGCTATCTTGATTCGCGGCAGACCGGCTGCGTCATTGCGCAGGAAATAAGGTCCCGCTGCCATATGCGCGGACCCCGCTCCGCGCAACATGTTTATCACCCACATACGCTCTTATGTTCACTCATAGGGGGAGCACGATGAAGCTCTGGGATTTCGGGCGGATGGAATCGGGCAAGATAACGATCAGCCGTAAGATTGGCGAGCCTCTCGGACTAGTGGACGGGAGCGAGGTCTTCAGCTCCATGTTCAAGTACGAGATCGACAGCAAGAGCAGCTTCGAGATCGTGCTGTCCCCGTTCGGTCCGGAGAACTACCGAGAGATCGCTTACGTGACGTTCCAGGTCCGTGACGAACCCGGCGCACTGGCACAGGCGGCCCAATTCCTGAAATCGCGGAACATAGACATCCTGAACTCCGAGACCGTCAGCTCAGTCCCGAACGTCGTGATGGTATGGGAGATGCTCGCGGACCTATCCTTCTTCGGTGACTCCGCCGCCCTGAAGAAGGAGTTCGACGACGCGAAAGCTCATAACGACTCGGGCCTTGCGATGGTGGATTGCCTCTGCGTGGAGGCGTCCGACCTCGCAACGCGCTACACGAAG from Candidatus Thermoplasmatota archaeon encodes:
- a CDS encoding Ig-like domain-containing protein, with the translated sequence MLFIIALLGASSLVFPKVTRGQTNTWTFMVYMDGDNDLERVAILDFLEMAAVGSTPNVNIVVEFDRSRFYDTSYGNWNTTKRFLVTSGMTPTAANASSDIGEVNMGNASTLVDFIDWGVTAYPANNYALVLWDHGGGWSGVCWDYTPPYDWLNMSELQSALRSAQATNGGLVLDILGFDACSMASIEVAYQVMPYARYLVGSEIYVPDDGFEYTGPLSALAANPDMPTLEFANEILDHYSKYYLSLTGTPNWYELNESFTLSVVDLGLIDELVVSVGALATELQDNIGLWINHVALARNLTEAYSAAGTDDGIDIYHFAENLRNVIPNATIDALAEGVMAAIEASVLNETHGTNPDNCLVPVNHTHGLTMYFYPPNGTRDPTYPLQEMNFTNDTSWDELLELYESELALGNPTVMDFSPQASSVPLDADIVVTFSEPMNTSSLVPSFSIVPSVAGTFQVDPYNVTFSPDAGGLLPGTTYTVTISMNATDLQGHSLKQDFVWQFTTAAEIPEFPSGVLPTIMILALVLAISRRKRD